Proteins encoded in a region of the Clostridia bacterium genome:
- a CDS encoding YedE-related selenium metabolism membrane protein, whose protein sequence is MVSKLSPRYRMIIAGLIFGAVAALMSTLGNPPNMGVCIACFYRDITGALGLHRAAIVQYLRPEIMGIALGAFIAALAFGEFRSRGGSAPLVRFLLGAFFMIGALVFLGCPVRAVLRLAGGDLNAIAGLAGVVVGALAGIFFLRQGFNLGRSHPAYAAAGWIGPIIMLGLLLLAIVKPKFIFSSQEGPGAAHALLVISLVAGLVIGFLAQRTRMCFVGGWRDLFLVKDTYLFSGIAAFFVGALIVNAATGAIHVGFANQPIAHTNTLWNFLGMVLAGLTATLLGGCPLRQTVLASEGDADAAITIAGMMAGAAFAHNWLLASSAKGVGEFGPIAVVIGLVVAGAIGFSMREAA, encoded by the coding sequence ATGGTGAGTAAGCTTTCTCCTCGCTACCGCATGATCATTGCCGGACTTATTTTTGGGGCAGTTGCAGCCCTGATGAGCACCCTGGGCAATCCTCCCAATATGGGAGTCTGTATCGCCTGCTTTTATCGCGATATTACTGGAGCCCTGGGGCTACATCGGGCTGCCATAGTCCAGTACCTGCGGCCCGAGATCATGGGCATTGCGTTGGGCGCCTTTATCGCCGCCTTAGCCTTTGGCGAATTCCGCTCCCGAGGTGGGTCGGCGCCTCTGGTTCGGTTCCTCCTGGGCGCCTTTTTTATGATCGGAGCCTTGGTATTCCTAGGCTGTCCGGTGCGAGCGGTGCTGCGCCTGGCCGGAGGTGACTTAAATGCCATCGCCGGCCTAGCCGGGGTAGTGGTGGGCGCCCTAGCCGGGATCTTCTTTTTGCGCCAGGGCTTCAACCTGGGCCGGAGCCACCCCGCCTATGCCGCAGCCGGATGGATCGGGCCCATTATTATGCTAGGGCTTCTGCTCTTAGCCATAGTCAAGCCCAAGTTCATATTTTCCAGTCAGGAAGGTCCGGGGGCGGCCCACGCTCTGCTGGTCATATCCTTGGTGGCCGGCCTAGTTATCGGTTTTCTGGCCCAGAGGACCAGGATGTGCTTCGTGGGCGGCTGGCGTGACTTGTTTTTGGTGAAAGATACATACTTATTCAGCGGCATCGCCGCCTTCTTCGTAGGGGCCTTGATAGTCAACGCCGCCACCGGCGCCATCCATGTGGGCTTTGCCAATCAGCCCATTGCCCATACCAATACCCTGTGGAACTTCCTGGGCATGGTGCTGGCCGGCCTCACCGCCACCCTTCTGGGTGGCTGTCCTTTGCGCCAAACCGTACTGGCATCGGAGGGAGATGCGGACGCGGCTATTACCATCGCCGGCATGATGGCCGGGGCGGCTTTTGCCCACAACTGGCTCTTAGCTTCTAGCGCCAAAGGGGTGGGGGAGTTTGGACCTATTGCCGTAGTCATCGGCCTGGTCGTCGCCGGCGCCATCGGCTTTTCGATGCGGGAGGCAGCCTGA
- a CDS encoding type II toxin-antitoxin system VapC family toxin, which translates to MIKVFDAYAVLCWMQEEPGSTYIDYLMEEAEKGALEIHISAINVGEIFYRLIKSGNGKDAASYADAFALALANETGGEIVTRDPEIVEVCNGGSFRLDQIPLVTTATGE; encoded by the coding sequence ATGATCAAAGTATTTGACGCCTACGCAGTATTATGTTGGATGCAAGAGGAGCCCGGTTCCACCTACATCGACTATTTGATGGAAGAAGCTGAAAAAGGGGCACTTGAAATCCATATATCAGCCATTAATGTTGGCGAAATCTTTTACCGTCTCATCAAGAGCGGTAATGGTAAAGATGCTGCCTCTTATGCCGATGCCTTTGCCCTGGCGCTGGCCAATGAAACCGGAGGCGAAATTGTTACCCGGGATCCCGAAATAGTTGAGGTTTGTAATGGGGGGAGTTTTCGCTTAGATCAAATACCTTTAGTAACCACCGCCACAGGCGAATAG
- a CDS encoding LysR family transcriptional regulator, whose translation MNLAHLRTFLEITEARSLSQAAARLHLTQPAVSKQLQALEEDLGVNLVLRRGRELVLTAEGEKLKQYAEQILRLLEEARSEILAQSRVVQGNLRLEASTIPGQYILPQCIAAFLRRYPQVQISLGIGDTAQVVDKLLADQIHLGAVGARIRHPAIGMTKLAPDRLVVIAPADHPWRKGSTAPRGLASLPGPPRPGWADFRAGVARRNSAADTEASPGEARDLPGVHLEGWIRVDDLVAQPLVWREKGSATRAVVEERLAQAGIPPEKLKVIHEMGSTEAVVQAVEAGLGVSVVSEWAVSHRAHRRRLLVFALEGVSLERDLYLIYRRHHQRSRPEEAFLAFIRQHRQLVKLPLPL comes from the coding sequence ATGAATCTGGCCCATTTGCGTACTTTCCTAGAAATAACCGAAGCCCGCAGCCTATCTCAAGCTGCAGCTCGCCTACATTTGACCCAACCAGCCGTAAGCAAGCAGCTGCAGGCTCTGGAGGAGGATCTGGGGGTCAACCTGGTGCTGCGGCGCGGGCGGGAGCTTGTGCTTACTGCCGAAGGGGAAAAGCTCAAGCAGTATGCGGAGCAGATCTTGCGCCTTTTGGAAGAAGCCCGAAGCGAGATCTTGGCCCAGTCTCGGGTAGTCCAAGGAAATCTAAGGCTTGAAGCCAGTACCATCCCGGGCCAGTATATCCTCCCTCAGTGCATTGCTGCCTTTCTCCGCCGGTATCCGCAAGTACAAATAAGCCTTGGCATCGGCGATACTGCCCAGGTGGTTGATAAGCTCTTGGCCGACCAAATCCACCTAGGGGCGGTGGGAGCGCGCATCCGCCATCCGGCCATAGGGATGACCAAGCTGGCGCCGGATCGCTTGGTGGTCATAGCCCCCGCTGATCACCCTTGGAGGAAGGGATCTACAGCTCCCCGGGGACTGGCCAGTCTGCCTGGCCCACCTCGTCCTGGCTGGGCGGATTTCCGGGCCGGTGTGGCTCGGCGAAACTCGGCGGCAGACACCGAGGCCAGCCCAGGGGAGGCCCGCGACTTGCCCGGGGTGCACCTGGAAGGTTGGATCAGGGTGGATGACCTAGTGGCTCAGCCCTTGGTCTGGAGGGAGAAGGGTTCGGCCACTCGGGCGGTGGTAGAGGAAAGGCTGGCTCAAGCCGGCATTCCTCCCGAAAAGCTCAAGGTGATTCACGAGATGGGCAGCACCGAGGCGGTGGTGCAAGCGGTGGAAGCGGGCCTAGGGGTTTCGGTGGTGTCGGAGTGGGCGGTAAGCCACCGGGCCCACCGGCGGCGGCTGCTGGTTTTTGCGCTGGAGGGCGTTTCCTTGGAGCGAGATCTCTACCTCATCTACCGCCGCCACCACCAGCGTAGCCGCCCCGAAGAAGCATTTCTGGCCTTCATCCGCCAACACCGCCAGCTGGTGAAATTGCCATTGCCTCTTTAA
- a CDS encoding AbrB/MazE/SpoVT family DNA-binding domain-containing protein, with amino-acid sequence MEIVRLSSKGQLVLPRDIRERLSLKRGTELKVELTGSKIVLEPVHQESGASWHRWKGALRGRQVLEEHLEEHRQEVARDDQSI; translated from the coding sequence ATGGAAATTGTCCGCTTGTCCTCCAAAGGACAGTTGGTGCTTCCCAGAGATATCAGAGAGCGTCTTTCGCTAAAGCGCGGGACAGAGTTGAAAGTGGAGTTGACGGGCAGCAAGATAGTCCTAGAACCTGTTCATCAAGAAAGCGGAGCTAGTTGGCACCGTTGGAAGGGTGCGCTCCGAGGAAGGCAAGTCTTAGAGGAACATTTAGAGGAACATAGGCAAGAGGTGGCCCGGGATGATCAAAGTATTTGA
- a CDS encoding DUF3343 domain-containing protein, translated as MKWSIRKTRAKKEKRQELPGGGVDGLTGLVIFGSVAEAIEAEKVLKQAGYSCKLVAPPPELRKGCDLAVAINLNEQPSIARLLKSKVPFVDIVPWSGGRGLVSLPKVTDYGEYTMVKVGNMKLTFHRSTGIIVNTSGGGCPDIPYLHLQLVGRRLDQAPRPEDIGFTLCALMLDRAWEEAKTHWKGGH; from the coding sequence ATGAAGTGGTCGATCAGAAAAACCAGGGCAAAGAAGGAGAAGCGTCAGGAATTGCCTGGGGGCGGTGTCGATGGCCTCACCGGCCTAGTAATCTTCGGCAGTGTGGCTGAAGCCATCGAAGCCGAAAAAGTGCTTAAGCAGGCAGGCTACTCCTGCAAGTTGGTAGCCCCACCACCGGAGCTGCGTAAAGGCTGCGACTTGGCGGTGGCTATTAATCTAAACGAGCAGCCCAGCATCGCCCGGCTGCTCAAATCCAAGGTGCCATTTGTAGACATCGTTCCTTGGAGCGGAGGAAGGGGACTCGTATCCTTGCCTAAGGTAACCGATTACGGGGAATATACCATGGTCAAAGTAGGCAACATGAAGCTTACCTTCCACCGGAGCACCGGGATCATCGTCAATACCTCCGGCGGCGGCTGCCCGGATATTCCTTATCTCCACCTGCAGCTGGTAGGACGGAGGCTGGACCAGGCTCCGCGCCCCGAGGACATCGGGTTCACCTTGTGCGCCTTGATGCTGGATCGGGCTTGGGAAGAAGCCAAAACCCATTGGAAGGGAGGGCACTAG